TAAGGTTCGTACAAATCTAATATGCATTGTGTATTTCAGTTGGGAAATATCTGAAAATGCTGTCTTGCTTTGCGCAGGTTCAGCAGGTACcaaagatgaagatgaaaaGTTGACGCAGCTGTTGAAAGACGAGGAAGCGCAAATCTCACACAAGATTTTGGCCTTAAGAAAAGAGGTGAGAAGCCAAGGGCACGATtagacatttataaaaacctgTTTAAGTACAgctatgtatatatttcacatccttttatgtatatatttcacatcctcaaatctgtattgttgatattgtaaatattcttctctctttttcactattttatttatcttttgcaccatgtatgttgagttgttggaggagcacgcgacataagattttcattgccaacatatacgctgtatctgctgtgcatatgacaaataaaaccttgaaaccttgaaaccttgaaacctcatAACATAATGTTCTTTCTCTCCAGTTAATCAGGGCTCTTGTTCCTGTCGACCCTCTTGATACCAGTAATGTTGTGATGGAGGTTGTATCAGGACGGACAACAGGAGGTACGAAAAGATCTACACTCTGTATTACATAAAGACACACCAGTTTGTAAATATCCATTGATGTGGTTTCAGGGGACATCTGTCAGCAGTTCACAAGGGAAATGTTTGACATGTACCAGGGCTTTGCCTCTTACAAGAATTGGGATTTTGAGGTTTTGAACTACACAACTGCTGAGATGGGTAAGTCACATTTTGCTTTATATAACTCTTTCATCATCTAGTTGAATGAAGCTTGAAAtgtctttcctttctgttttatattctgcATCATGTGGCTGTGTTATATGGCCAAATTCATTCAATAACATAGACTGTGTCTCTAAGGTGGCCTGCACCATGCAGCAGTGAGAATAGCGGGGGAGAATGTGTACAGACATGTGAAGCATGAAGGGGGGACACACCGGGTGCAGAGGATCCCCGAGGTGGGCCTCTCCTCCAGGATGCAGCGTATCCACACGGGAACCATGACTGTCATCATCCTGCCTCAGCCAGTGGAGGTACActcctctctgctttctccTCAGGCTGTGTTTAAATTATAACATTAAATTGTTTTACAATCCTCTCTGTTTTTTGTCTCCCGTGTTCATAGTTTGACGTGCAAATTGATCAGAAGGACCTTCGCATCGACACGTTCAGAGCCCGGGGCGCTGGGGGCCAGAGCgtcaacacaacagacagcGCAGTGCGCATCGTTCATCTTCCCACGGGTAAAACCTGCAAGAGTATTTCAGCTCTGCTGTCGTATCAGCATCACGCCTTGTCATTCATTCTCTTGCTTATCAACAGGTACAACAGCTGAGTGCCAGCAGACCCGGTCTCAGCTGAAGAACAGAGACACCGCCATGCGCATGCTGCGGGCCCGGCTGTACCAGAGCATGATGGGTAAAGACACTGAGCAGAGGCATTCAGCACGAAAGCAGCAGGTAAGTGAACTCACAATTTTTCCTAGGAACAAGGATATACTATTTAGAACTCTTTAACTTCTTATATGTTCACCCCCATTTACTACAGGTGGGCACACGTTCTCAGTCGGAGAGGATTCGAACCTACAACTTCAGCCAGGATCGCGTCACAGACCACAGGACTGGATACGTAACGAGAGATATAAAGGTGAgatgcacattttcttttgggATACTTCTTCATCATGCTTCATTTCTTGGACTGTTTCTCATgagttgaaatgtgttttgctgTTAGGAGTTCATGAGAGGAGGCGAGGCTCTGGAAGATCTGATCTCTGACGTGCATGAGCATGCAGAGAGGGAGGCTGTGCTGGAGGTGGTGGAGAGCAGCGGTGTGAAAGAGTCCGGACAGTCTGCACACTGATGTCAAATGTGCTGAACAAGTACTGTGACTGCACACCAGAGCTGACATGATATCAATATGAGTGTATGCAAATGATGCGATGGAAGACTAActgagaaatatatatatttttaaataaattatatcaatactttaaatgcatttgcttATCGATGTAGTAAGTTATTACTAGCTCATGTAAGTTGAAAGCTGCACACATatactgaaaatatattttactatgTAGCTAGCTTTCAGATCCTTTACTCAGTAAAGGTGCTAATGCCACAGTGTGAAAGTACTCAGTACACAAATATATAAGTGAAGTACACCTAAATTGTATTATTTCCACaaacaattactttatttttagcatttgtGCTCCAAGGTGGAAAGCCTGAGCTCTCGATCTCCTGCACACAGCGGAAACTCAATGGTACGGGAAACCTGATCCATTATATTCAATATTAGCAGACATCGGTGCTGTTTGTCAGTGTATATTTATCGGTCTCTGCCAATCGGGGTGGGGTTACACCATCTATCAGCTGTATACACACTCTCCCGAAAAGTAAGTCCCaccctgcatgtgtgtgccaGCTGACCAGCAGTCTACAGGATGTTCTCTCTAGTCATGTTACATCTTTTAATGTCTACCTGAATTCAGTTAAAATACTCAAAACATGTAGTCATCAGTTATTGATATTACATCACGTCTTTATTCTTACTGCTTTCAGTATGACAGTCAAGTATGCTTCCACAGAGATGCCTTTTACaatgatgaaaaaatacaaatatggagaATACAAAAAGGATTTGCTCTGTAGGATCATCTGCAGAAAAAAGGTATTCATCAGACAGGGAGGATTTAAAAATAGGACTGCAACGACTAACATTTTCTAGATTGATTTAATGAAGTGAATTGGTAAAATAAGTACATGGTGATGACCGCAATGTGTTCAAAGCCCAGAGCtattcacttt
The Eleginops maclovinus isolate JMC-PN-2008 ecotype Puerto Natales chromosome 24, JC_Emac_rtc_rv5, whole genome shotgun sequence DNA segment above includes these coding regions:
- the mtrf1 gene encoding peptide chain release factor 1, mitochondrial isoform X2, producing the protein MQNSCSVTLHLASVQHWGTVAPKRLSHSDFGDLYETESVQRFLQQLMEEYRDTSKKIQHAQLSESDRKILIKRQKELLPLANVFESIEVALKDLEEVLSLLQSSAGTKDEDEKLTQLLKDEEAQISHKILALRKELIRALVPVDPLDTSNVVMEVVSGRTTGGDICQQFTREMFDMYQGFASYKNWDFEVLNYTTAEMGGLHHAAVRIAGENVYRHVKHEGGTHRVQRIPEVGLSSRMQRIHTGTMTVIILPQPVEFDVQIDQKDLRIDTFRARGAGGQSVNTTDSAVRIVHLPTGTTAECQQTRSQLKNRDTAMRMLRARLYQSMMGKDTEQRHSARKQQVGTRSQSERIRTYNFSQDRVTDHRTGYVTRDIKEFMRGGEALEDLISDVHEHAEREAVLEVVESSGVKESGQSAH
- the mtrf1 gene encoding peptide chain release factor 1, mitochondrial isoform X3, which translates into the protein MEEYRDTSKKIQHAQLSESDRKILIKRQKELLPLANVFESIEVALKDLEEVLSLLQSSAGTKDEDEKLTQLLKDEEAQISHKILALRKELIRALVPVDPLDTSNVVMEVVSGRTTGGDICQQFTREMFDMYQGFASYKNWDFEVLNYTTAEMGGLHHAAVRIAGENVYRHVKHEGGTHRVQRIPEVGLSSRMQRIHTGTMTVIILPQPVEFDVQIDQKDLRIDTFRARGAGGQSVNTTDSAVRIVHLPTGTTAECQQTRSQLKNRDTAMRMLRARLYQSMMGKDTEQRHSARKQQVGTRSQSERIRTYNFSQDRVTDHRTGYVTRDIKEFMRGGEALEDLISDVHEHAEREAVLEVVESSGVKESGQSAH
- the mtrf1 gene encoding peptide chain release factor 1, mitochondrial isoform X1, whose translation is MLFNRLPRLCSLCSRVFYSSRGRGAVWRTLTGHTSLKYANITQVQHWGTVAPKRLSHSDFGDLYETESVQRFLQQLMEEYRDTSKKIQHAQLSESDRKILIKRQKELLPLANVFESIEVALKDLEEVLSLLQSSAGTKDEDEKLTQLLKDEEAQISHKILALRKELIRALVPVDPLDTSNVVMEVVSGRTTGGDICQQFTREMFDMYQGFASYKNWDFEVLNYTTAEMGGLHHAAVRIAGENVYRHVKHEGGTHRVQRIPEVGLSSRMQRIHTGTMTVIILPQPVEFDVQIDQKDLRIDTFRARGAGGQSVNTTDSAVRIVHLPTGTTAECQQTRSQLKNRDTAMRMLRARLYQSMMGKDTEQRHSARKQQVGTRSQSERIRTYNFSQDRVTDHRTGYVTRDIKEFMRGGEALEDLISDVHEHAEREAVLEVVESSGVKESGQSAH